A section of the Nitrospinaceae bacterium genome encodes:
- the cysD gene encoding sulfate adenylyltransferase subunit 2 yields the protein MDHLDDLENQSIFILREAYKNFKNLAMLWSIGKDSTVMVWLARKAFFGECPIPLVHIDTSYKIPAMIEYRDRVAKEWGLNLVVGQNKKALDEGMNHEMGRMVCCEALKTQGLQQVMEAKGYTGLILGIRRDEEGTRAKERYFSPRDKNFEWNFKDQPPELWDQFKTTFKEGTHIRIHPILHWTELNVWEYIQREKIPIIDLYFANKEGRRYRSLGCAPCTGSIESNAKNVDEIVYELKHNITTAERSGRAQDQEDTYAMQKLRAKGYM from the coding sequence ATGGATCATCTGGACGATCTGGAAAATCAAAGCATATTCATCCTCCGCGAGGCGTATAAAAATTTCAAAAACCTGGCCATGTTGTGGTCCATTGGCAAGGATTCCACCGTCATGGTCTGGCTGGCCCGCAAGGCTTTTTTCGGGGAATGTCCCATCCCCCTGGTGCACATAGACACCAGCTACAAGATTCCCGCCATGATCGAATACCGCGACCGGGTGGCCAAAGAATGGGGATTGAACCTGGTGGTCGGCCAGAACAAAAAAGCCCTCGACGAAGGCATGAACCACGAAATGGGCCGCATGGTCTGCTGTGAGGCTTTAAAAACCCAGGGTTTGCAGCAGGTCATGGAAGCCAAAGGCTACACCGGCCTGATTCTGGGAATTCGCCGCGACGAAGAAGGCACCCGCGCCAAGGAACGCTATTTCTCGCCGCGCGACAAAAATTTCGAGTGGAACTTCAAGGACCAGCCGCCGGAACTCTGGGATCAGTTCAAAACCACGTTTAAAGAGGGAACCCACATCCGCATCCATCCTATTTTGCATTGGACGGAACTCAACGTCTGGGAATACATCCAACGGGAAAAAATCCCCATCATCGACCTCTATTTTGCCAATAAAGAGGGCAGGCGCTACCGGTCTCTCGGTTGCGCCCCCTGCACCGGTTCCATAGAGTCCAATGCCAAAAACGTCGATGAGATCGTCTACGAGTTAAAACACAACATCACCACGGCGGAGCGATCGGGCCGGGCGCAGGATCAGGAAGACACCTACGCCATGCAGAAACTCCGCGCCAAAGGATACATGTAA
- a CDS encoding adenylyl-sulfate kinase codes for MNDNGNVPNISGRQMRLVIVGHVDHGKSTLVGRLLSDTGSLPEGKLDFIKEICERQGKAFEFAFLLDALEEEQDQGITIDTSQIFFKTQKRHYVIIDAPGHKEFLKNMVTGAADAESALLLIDAYEGVQEQSRRHGYILKLLGLTQVAVVVNKMDLVGYDPEVFFKIKSEYTAFLDSIGVTADDFIPVSAKLGVNIAKRENEMPWYKGPTVLEMLDRFEEKAPPSHLPFRFPVQDVYKFDARRIIAGRVESGRLKVGDHLTFSPSNKKGVVKSIEAWSVPKQPTEAHASQSIGFTLDEQIFVERGDIASLVEELPIVSTTFDVNLFWMGKRHLEKGRTYTLKLTTQEVPCEVVQFKKVINASTLETLLDQDFLAKNDVAELTLKTRKPVGFDLFGSIATTGRFVLVDEYDVCGGGIITTYAPANIEDKLRDEVRYRNFNWVQSGIKSEERAYRNGHRAVFLLISGASGVGKADLAQHLEEKLFKLNFQSYLLDRRNVRLGVSYDIIEGDPEFFDGETVRRFGEVSKLFLDAGHVVISTSNSFNKDQDADIRLLAQPHPVVDILISDDPNSTGKADIALSLEEAKNQVEAANKIYHYLKDQKILTGHNYSI; via the coding sequence ATGAACGATAACGGCAACGTGCCCAATATTTCCGGCCGGCAAATGCGGCTGGTGATCGTGGGACATGTGGATCACGGAAAATCCACTCTGGTCGGACGATTGCTCTCCGACACCGGAAGCCTTCCGGAAGGCAAGCTGGATTTCATCAAGGAAATTTGTGAACGACAGGGAAAAGCCTTCGAGTTTGCGTTTCTTCTCGACGCCCTGGAAGAAGAGCAGGACCAGGGAATCACCATCGACACCTCACAGATTTTTTTCAAGACTCAGAAACGCCACTACGTCATCATCGACGCCCCTGGCCACAAGGAGTTTTTGAAGAACATGGTGACCGGCGCCGCCGATGCGGAGTCCGCACTTCTCTTGATCGACGCTTACGAAGGGGTTCAGGAGCAATCCCGCCGCCACGGCTATATTTTGAAACTGCTGGGGCTCACACAGGTTGCCGTGGTCGTCAATAAAATGGATCTGGTCGGTTACGACCCGGAAGTTTTTTTCAAGATCAAAAGCGAATACACGGCCTTTCTCGATTCCATCGGCGTCACCGCCGACGATTTCATTCCGGTTTCCGCAAAGCTCGGGGTCAACATCGCCAAGCGCGAAAACGAAATGCCCTGGTACAAGGGCCCGACCGTTCTGGAAATGCTGGACCGCTTCGAGGAAAAAGCCCCGCCCAGCCATCTTCCGTTCCGCTTCCCGGTTCAGGACGTTTATAAATTTGACGCACGCCGGATCATCGCCGGACGGGTGGAGTCGGGCCGCCTCAAAGTCGGCGACCACCTGACGTTTTCCCCGTCCAACAAAAAAGGCGTGGTCAAGTCCATCGAGGCCTGGAGCGTGCCCAAGCAGCCCACCGAAGCGCATGCATCGCAGTCCATCGGGTTCACGCTGGACGAACAGATTTTTGTGGAACGCGGGGATATCGCAAGCCTGGTCGAAGAATTGCCCATCGTGTCGACCACCTTTGACGTCAATTTATTCTGGATGGGAAAGCGTCATCTGGAAAAAGGCCGGACCTACACCCTGAAACTCACAACCCAAGAGGTCCCCTGCGAGGTCGTGCAGTTCAAAAAAGTGATCAACGCCTCCACCCTGGAAACCCTGTTGGACCAGGACTTCCTCGCCAAAAACGACGTCGCCGAATTGACATTAAAAACCCGGAAACCCGTCGGTTTCGATCTATTCGGATCCATCGCGACAACCGGACGGTTTGTGTTGGTCGACGAATACGATGTTTGCGGCGGAGGCATCATCACCACCTACGCCCCCGCGAACATAGAAGATAAACTGCGGGACGAAGTCCGCTACCGGAATTTCAACTGGGTGCAAAGCGGAATCAAATCCGAGGAAAGGGCCTACCGCAACGGTCACCGGGCGGTGTTCCTTCTGATTTCCGGAGCCAGCGGCGTCGGCAAGGCCGATCTGGCCCAACATCTGGAAGAAAAACTGTTCAAGCTGAATTTTCAGAGCTATCTCCTGGACCGCAGGAATGTCCGGCTCGGGGTCTCGTACGATATCATCGAGGGCGATCCGGAGTTCTTTGACGGAGAGACCGTGAGGCGGTTCGGGGAAGTGAGTAAATTGTTCCTCGATGCCGGTCACGTGGTCATTTCCACCTCCAACTCCTTCAATAAGGACCAGGATGCGGACATTCGCCTGTTGGCCCAACCGCACCCGGTCGTCGACATTCTCATCTCCGACGATCCCAATTCCACGGGAAAGGCCGATATTGCGCTTTCTCTGGAAGAGGCCAAAAACCAGGTCGAAGCGGCGAATAAGATTTACCATTATTTAAAAGACCAGAAAATCCTGACCGGCCACAATTACTCCATTTAA
- a CDS encoding ferredoxin has product MPKITVINTETDETKTFKAGYGANLRKAAAYQDVEIYKGMARMLNCRGMGACGTCLIEVEPMDNVDPHTFIEKLHKVAPNQKLGCRAKVYGDITIKAAIKDL; this is encoded by the coding sequence ATGCCCAAGATCACTGTCATCAATACCGAAACCGATGAAACCAAAACCTTCAAGGCGGGTTACGGAGCCAATTTAAGAAAGGCCGCCGCTTATCAGGATGTGGAAATATACAAGGGCATGGCGAGAATGCTGAACTGCCGGGGAATGGGAGCATGCGGTACCTGTCTGATCGAAGTGGAACCCATGGACAATGTCGACCCCCACACGTTCATCGAAAAACTGCACAAGGTGGCCCCGAACCAGAAACTAGGTTGCCGGGCCAAAGTTTACGGGGATATCACCATCAAAGCCGCCATCAAAGACCTGTAG
- a CDS encoding short-chain dehydrogenase: MDLNLAGRKVLITGAGDGIGRTLALDFAEMGARVAGCARSKERLTSLSKEISSTGHCFHAVDLTRPEDIQRFHDQVMEAFGGLDVLINNAGSILKLGGFFDVSDDDWQDSFNINLMSAVRLCRLFIPTLKHSGAPRIINISSIAGSRPGEIFPHYSAIKAALSNFTVSLAQTLAPEKILVNSVSPGPVWTRSWEQEAAQASKNSGKSLHDISEDIKTQTAQGVLLKRMGMPEDVSGIVQFLASDRSNWITGSNFVIDGGVNLNPY; encoded by the coding sequence ATGGATTTAAATCTTGCAGGACGCAAAGTTTTGATCACCGGAGCGGGAGACGGCATCGGCCGCACCCTCGCTCTCGATTTCGCCGAAATGGGCGCACGCGTCGCCGGATGCGCCCGCAGTAAAGAGCGGCTGACCAGCCTGTCCAAGGAAATTTCCAGTACGGGACATTGTTTCCATGCCGTCGATTTGACACGCCCTGAAGACATTCAAAGGTTTCACGATCAGGTCATGGAAGCGTTTGGCGGGTTGGATGTTTTGATCAACAACGCCGGATCGATCCTGAAACTCGGCGGCTTTTTTGATGTTTCCGATGACGACTGGCAGGATTCCTTCAATATCAATTTGATGTCCGCCGTCAGGCTTTGCCGGCTTTTCATTCCCACACTCAAGCATTCCGGAGCGCCCAGAATCATCAATATTTCCTCCATCGCCGGGTCACGCCCCGGTGAGATATTTCCGCACTACAGCGCCATCAAAGCCGCGCTTTCGAACTTCACCGTGTCTCTGGCGCAAACCCTGGCTCCAGAGAAGATCCTCGTCAACTCCGTATCACCAGGGCCGGTTTGGACCCGCTCCTGGGAACAGGAAGCCGCTCAAGCCAGTAAAAACTCAGGAAAGAGCCTTCACGACATTTCAGAAGACATCAAAACCCAGACTGCCCAGGGTGTTCTTTTAAAACGCATGGGCATGCCGGAAGATGTTTCCGGGATTGTCCAGTTCCTGGCATCCGACCGTTCGAACTGGATCACCGGCTCCAATTTTGTCATCGACGGAGGGGTCAATCTGAATCCGTACTAA
- a CDS encoding NAD-dependent epimerase, which translates to MDTVIVTGSAGLIGSEAVRFFDRLGMLVVGVDNDMRRVFFGEDASTEWNRKALESECSHYRHYPLDIRSEKEMDRLFAEFNKDVKLIVHAAAQPSHDWAANDPAMDFTVNANGTLVLLEMTRKYCPEAVFIYLSTNKVYGDTPNFLPLVELETRWELDARHPFHEHGIDESMSIDQTTHSLFGASKVAADLLVQEYGRYFNMKTACFRGGCLTGSGHSGAELHGFLSYLMICTIQKKPYTVFGYQGKQVRDNIHSYDLVNALHHFYKNPAMAKVYNMGGGRFSHCSVLEAIALCEEISGNKLQWSYAEQNRTGDHIWWVSDVSRFKNDYPEWDTTYDMKRILQDIHQGLCARF; encoded by the coding sequence TTGGATACGGTAATTGTTACAGGGTCGGCGGGATTGATCGGATCGGAAGCGGTCCGGTTTTTCGATCGACTGGGAATGCTGGTCGTGGGTGTGGACAATGACATGCGCCGGGTGTTTTTCGGCGAGGATGCTTCTACCGAATGGAATCGGAAGGCTCTGGAAAGCGAATGCAGTCATTATCGTCATTATCCGTTGGATATCCGCTCTGAAAAGGAGATGGACCGGTTGTTTGCGGAATTTAACAAGGATGTGAAACTCATCGTTCACGCCGCGGCGCAACCGTCTCACGATTGGGCGGCGAATGATCCGGCGATGGATTTTACGGTGAATGCCAACGGCACCCTGGTGCTTTTGGAGATGACTCGGAAGTACTGTCCCGAAGCGGTTTTTATTTACTTATCGACCAATAAGGTTTACGGGGACACGCCAAACTTTCTTCCGCTTGTGGAACTGGAAACCCGCTGGGAATTGGACGCCAGGCATCCCTTTCATGAACACGGGATCGACGAGTCGATGAGCATCGACCAGACAACTCACAGCTTGTTCGGGGCTTCAAAAGTCGCGGCGGACCTACTGGTTCAGGAGTATGGCCGTTATTTCAATATGAAGACCGCCTGCTTCCGGGGGGGGTGTTTGACGGGATCGGGGCATTCCGGTGCGGAACTTCACGGTTTTTTGTCGTACTTGATGATCTGCACGATTCAAAAAAAACCTTATACCGTGTTCGGGTATCAGGGGAAACAGGTGCGGGACAATATCCACAGTTACGACCTGGTGAACGCCTTGCACCACTTTTATAAAAACCCCGCAATGGCGAAAGTCTATAATATGGGCGGCGGACGCTTCAGCCATTGCTCGGTATTGGAAGCGATTGCGCTTTGCGAGGAAATCTCGGGGAACAAGCTGCAATGGTCTTATGCAGAGCAAAATCGAACCGGAGACCACATCTGGTGGGTGAGCGATGTCAGCCGTTTTAAAAACGATTATCCTGAATGGGACACCACCTACGATATGAAACGTATTCTACAAGACATTCATCAGGGATTGTGCGCACGCTTTTAA
- a CDS encoding B12-binding domain-containing radical SAM protein — protein sequence MKVCLIEPSKFVSLTNFVSTISMPPLGLAYIAASLKEAGHEVSVVDGPGSAPRSYFQFSDDVRVRGLTNDEIVEQIPSDVQVIGLGCMFTSHWVYVRGLLKEIRQAFPDVLLIMGGEHVTGFPEFSLEGAPLDAVVLGEGEETIVELLDHLENQKPLDAVPGVAYRNAEGAICVNARRQRIRDIDSIPRPAWELFDIQKYNEVNQPHGASQGKFMPMLATRGCPFSCTFCTSPNMWTTEWQPRNHKLVVDEMQDYQDAYGVTDFQFEDLTAIVKKQWIADFCDEIIVRGMKITFQLPSGTRSEGIDYEIAKKLKAAGCHEFAFAPESGDPRVLKAIKKKVDLPTMFESAKSALRAGINVGCFFIIGFPEDDYKSIFRTYAVIVKCGWIGLTNVNLNAYSPQPNTESFNQLREDGVITELSDDYLMSLFTFQDFGAKKTSYNKHFGDWELSFLVLFGVSLFYSVYFLRKPTRILQLFSDIFSQSSSNKSTKMAKSFLKEALTLMKNKLIRV from the coding sequence ATGAAAGTTTGTTTGATCGAGCCCTCTAAATTTGTTTCTCTGACCAACTTTGTGTCGACCATCAGTATGCCTCCTCTCGGTCTGGCTTATATCGCCGCATCCCTTAAGGAAGCAGGCCATGAGGTGAGCGTGGTGGACGGACCTGGTTCCGCGCCGAGAAGTTATTTCCAATTCAGCGATGATGTCCGGGTTCGGGGATTGACCAACGATGAAATCGTGGAACAGATCCCCAGCGATGTGCAGGTCATCGGACTGGGGTGCATGTTCACTTCGCACTGGGTGTATGTGCGCGGTCTGCTGAAGGAAATCCGCCAGGCGTTTCCCGATGTTTTGCTGATCATGGGCGGGGAACACGTGACCGGGTTTCCGGAGTTTTCGCTGGAAGGCGCGCCTCTCGATGCCGTGGTCCTGGGTGAGGGAGAAGAAACCATCGTCGAATTGCTGGATCACCTGGAAAACCAAAAACCGCTGGATGCGGTTCCGGGTGTGGCTTATCGGAACGCTGAGGGAGCGATTTGCGTGAACGCGCGCCGGCAGAGAATCCGCGATATCGATTCGATTCCCCGGCCTGCCTGGGAATTATTCGATATTCAAAAATACAACGAAGTCAATCAGCCGCATGGAGCGTCGCAGGGCAAATTCATGCCCATGCTGGCGACGCGCGGATGCCCGTTTTCCTGCACCTTCTGCACCAGCCCCAATATGTGGACGACGGAATGGCAACCCCGGAATCATAAGCTGGTGGTCGACGAGATGCAGGATTATCAGGATGCGTATGGCGTCACCGACTTTCAGTTCGAGGACCTCACGGCCATCGTTAAGAAGCAGTGGATCGCCGATTTTTGCGATGAAATCATCGTCCGGGGAATGAAGATCACGTTTCAACTGCCGTCGGGCACAAGAAGCGAAGGCATCGATTACGAAATCGCCAAAAAACTAAAAGCCGCAGGGTGCCATGAGTTTGCCTTTGCCCCTGAATCCGGCGACCCCAGGGTTCTCAAAGCGATCAAGAAAAAGGTCGATCTCCCGACCATGTTTGAATCCGCAAAATCCGCCCTGCGCGCCGGGATCAATGTGGGGTGCTTTTTTATCATCGGATTTCCGGAAGACGATTATAAAAGCATTTTCAGGACCTACGCCGTGATTGTGAAATGCGGATGGATCGGGCTGACCAACGTCAATCTGAATGCCTACTCGCCGCAGCCGAATACCGAATCCTTCAATCAATTGCGGGAAGACGGAGTGATCACCGAGCTTTCCGACGATTATCTTATGAGTTTGTTCACCTTTCAGGATTTTGGCGCGAAGAAAACGTCGTACAACAAACATTTCGGCGACTGGGAATTATCTTTTCTGGTGTTGTTTGGGGTGAGCCTGTTTTACTCCGTTTATTTTTTGCGCAAACCCACCCGCATCCTACAATTATTCAGCGATATTTTTTCCCAATCCTCCAGCAACAAAAGCACCAAAATGGCAAAGTCCTTCCTTAAAGAAGCGCTTACCTTGATGAAAAACAAATTGATCCGGGTTTGA
- a CDS encoding phosphomannomutase — translation MQKTLNPNIFREYDIRGVVGEDLTEESVELIGKAIGTHIKRSGGKTLTVGRDMRQSSVDFRDALTRGLLSTGCDVTDIGMVPTPVSYFSLHHLNPDGGVMITGSHNPSHFNGFKISLGQHSLYGEKIQLLRDLIERSDFESGQGRKDQKEVLEAYMEKVKSIIKISRQVKVVVDGGNGCFGITGPELLKRMGMDVVELYCEPDGSFPNHHPDPTVAENLTDLIARVKSEKAELGIGFDGDADRIGLVDEKGNIIWGDHLLILFARDLLQKHPGATVVGEVKCSQNLFQDIEKHGGTAVMAPAGHSLIKKKMRETGALLAGEMSGHICFSDNYYGYDDAIFAACRILEIVASSDKKLSEMLADVPVTAYTPEIRIDCPDDKKFKIVAELTEHFRKKYDVVDIDGVRINLDDGWALMRASNTQPVLVLRFEANTKVRLKEIVHMVQEQLKQYEPVVQFRPEL, via the coding sequence ATGCAAAAGACCCTTAATCCCAACATATTTCGTGAGTACGACATTCGTGGAGTGGTCGGAGAAGACCTGACCGAGGAATCCGTGGAGTTGATCGGTAAAGCGATCGGCACCCATATTAAAAGAAGCGGCGGCAAAACCCTCACCGTGGGCCGCGATATGCGCCAGAGCTCGGTCGATTTCAGGGACGCCCTGACCCGGGGACTGCTTTCCACCGGTTGCGATGTCACCGACATCGGCATGGTACCGACCCCGGTTTCTTACTTTTCTCTACATCACCTCAACCCGGACGGCGGGGTCATGATCACCGGCAGTCACAACCCGTCACATTTTAACGGTTTTAAAATCAGCCTCGGGCAACACAGCCTGTACGGAGAAAAAATTCAGCTTCTTCGCGATCTCATCGAACGGTCCGACTTTGAAAGCGGCCAGGGCAGAAAAGATCAAAAAGAAGTACTGGAAGCCTACATGGAGAAGGTGAAAAGCATCATCAAAATTTCCCGTCAGGTCAAAGTCGTGGTCGACGGCGGCAACGGTTGTTTCGGAATCACCGGACCGGAACTGCTCAAACGGATGGGAATGGATGTCGTGGAGCTTTATTGCGAACCGGATGGAAGCTTTCCCAACCATCACCCGGACCCCACGGTTGCTGAAAACCTGACCGACCTGATCGCCAGGGTCAAATCAGAGAAAGCCGAATTGGGCATCGGGTTCGACGGCGACGCCGACCGCATCGGCCTGGTGGATGAAAAAGGCAATATCATCTGGGGCGATCATTTGCTGATCCTCTTTGCGCGGGATCTTTTGCAAAAACATCCCGGCGCCACGGTGGTCGGCGAAGTGAAATGCTCCCAGAACCTGTTTCAGGACATTGAAAAACACGGCGGCACCGCGGTGATGGCGCCTGCCGGCCATTCCCTGATCAAAAAGAAAATGCGCGAAACGGGCGCTCTCCTCGCCGGCGAAATGAGCGGGCACATCTGCTTCTCGGACAATTACTACGGATATGACGACGCCATCTTCGCCGCCTGCCGGATTCTGGAGATCGTCGCTTCTTCGGATAAAAAACTTTCCGAAATGCTCGCCGACGTTCCGGTGACCGCATACACGCCGGAGATTCGCATCGACTGTCCAGACGATAAAAAATTCAAAATCGTGGCGGAACTCACCGAGCATTTTCGGAAAAAATACGACGTGGTCGATATAGACGGCGTCCGCATCAATCTCGACGACGGCTGGGCTTTGATGCGCGCATCCAACACTCAGCCGGTGCTGGTTCTGCGATTTGAAGCCAATACAAAAGTTCGGCTCAAAGAGATCGTTCACATGGTTCAGGAGCAATTGAAACAATACGAACCTGTGGTTCAGTTCAGACCGGAACTATGA
- a CDS encoding lactoylglutathione lyase — MIKKYLHTRLRVSDMDQSIRFYCKILGLQLLERKTSPRGSELAFLQAPGTNSEIELCVYPASGEVKVPEDLVHLAFQVEDMEMCINRMKKAGVPITEGPVKTSSGSLFIFTEDPDKYEIELMEYPKEKK, encoded by the coding sequence ATGATCAAGAAATACTTGCACACCCGCCTCAGGGTCAGCGACATGGATCAATCCATTCGTTTCTATTGCAAGATCCTGGGCCTGCAACTCCTCGAACGGAAAACCTCCCCCAGAGGGTCCGAGCTGGCTTTTTTACAAGCGCCGGGAACCAACAGTGAAATCGAACTTTGCGTGTACCCCGCCAGCGGCGAGGTCAAAGTTCCCGAGGACCTGGTGCATCTGGCCTTTCAAGTGGAAGATATGGAGATGTGCATCAACCGGATGAAAAAAGCGGGGGTCCCGATCACCGAAGGCCCGGTAAAAACTTCCAGTGGATCGCTGTTTATTTTTACCGAAGACCCCGATAAATACGAAATCGAATTGATGGAATATCCGAAAGAAAAAAAATAA
- a CDS encoding MEMO1 family protein — MTDSKMENEWMVRKPAVAGQFYPADSDGLKDEIKKHTVEGSDKIRVIGIVSPHAGFMYCGDAAGAVYSRIEIPETVVLIGPNHTGRGQPVSVMTEGTWSMPFGDLQVDRELAESICDASSRVHADSSAHQFEHSLETQLPFLQYFRKQFKIVPICLKPISFKDCEEVSRAILMASRKTGRQVLMVASSDMTHYESHESASQKDKQAIERIVDRDAQGLYHTVEKNHITMCGVNPVTVMLLYANEMGASRSELIKYMTSGDVTGDFDQVVGYAGMIVR; from the coding sequence ATGACGGACTCTAAGATGGAGAACGAATGGATGGTTCGAAAGCCTGCGGTGGCCGGGCAATTCTATCCCGCCGATTCCGATGGGCTGAAGGATGAGATAAAAAAACATACGGTGGAAGGTTCCGACAAAATCCGTGTGATCGGCATTGTGTCCCCGCACGCCGGCTTCATGTATTGCGGGGATGCGGCAGGCGCTGTTTATTCCCGGATCGAAATTCCAGAGACGGTTGTTTTGATCGGTCCCAACCATACCGGCCGGGGTCAGCCGGTGTCTGTCATGACCGAGGGGACCTGGTCCATGCCTTTTGGCGATCTTCAGGTTGATCGCGAATTAGCGGAATCGATTTGTGACGCGTCCTCCAGAGTCCATGCGGATTCCAGTGCGCACCAGTTCGAGCATTCTCTGGAAACTCAGTTGCCGTTTCTACAGTATTTTCGCAAGCAATTTAAAATCGTTCCCATTTGCCTCAAACCGATCTCTTTTAAGGACTGTGAAGAAGTGAGCCGGGCGATACTGATGGCCAGCCGAAAAACGGGCCGGCAGGTATTGATGGTTGCCAGCTCCGACATGACCCATTACGAATCGCATGAGAGCGCGTCGCAAAAAGACAAACAAGCCATTGAGCGGATCGTGGACCGTGATGCGCAGGGGTTGTATCACACTGTGGAAAAAAATCACATCACCATGTGCGGAGTCAACCCTGTCACCGTGATGTTGCTTTACGCCAATGAAATGGGAGCGAGCCGCTCGGAGTTGATCAAATACATGACCTCCGGAGACGTGACCGGGGACTTTGACCAGGTGGTGGGTTATGCAGGGATGATCGTTCGTTAA
- the pcm_2 gene encoding protein-L-isoaspartate O-methyltransferase has translation MLWAWPEAVFSENFSEQRKRMVEIDIRGRGISDPAVLEAMLRVPRHDFVESRHRHVAYSDTALPIKKQQTISQPYIVALMTQSAHLKPGDRVLEVGTGSAYQAAVLAEIVTEVYSIEIIESLAKEAERRLIRLGYENVNVRHGDGYLGWEDAGPFDAILITAAAPEIPQPLVDQLKPGGRLVMPLGNQRLSQDLMVFTKNKNGLEKEFITGVVFVPMTGEIRR, from the coding sequence ATGCTTTGGGCCTGGCCCGAGGCGGTCTTCAGCGAAAATTTCAGCGAACAGCGTAAACGGATGGTCGAAATCGACATCCGCGGACGGGGCATTTCAGATCCCGCCGTTTTGGAAGCGATGTTGAGGGTGCCCCGGCACGATTTTGTGGAATCCCGTCACCGGCATGTGGCGTATAGCGACACCGCTCTCCCTATTAAAAAGCAACAGACCATTTCCCAGCCCTATATCGTCGCCCTGATGACCCAAAGCGCGCACCTAAAGCCGGGGGACCGGGTGCTGGAAGTCGGCACGGGTTCGGCTTACCAAGCGGCGGTTCTGGCGGAAATCGTGACAGAGGTCTATTCCATCGAGATCATCGAATCCCTGGCAAAAGAAGCTGAAAGGCGGTTGATCCGCCTTGGTTACGAAAATGTGAATGTCCGGCACGGTGACGGCTACCTGGGCTGGGAAGATGCCGGTCCCTTCGATGCCATCCTCATCACGGCGGCGGCCCCGGAAATTCCCCAGCCTCTGGTGGACCAGTTGAAACCTGGAGGACGATTGGTGATGCCGCTGGGGAACCAGCGTTTGTCGCAGGACCTGATGGTTTTCACAAAAAATAAAAATGGGCTTGAGAAGGAATTCATCACCGGTGTCGTGTTTGTTCCCATGACCGGAGAAATCAGAAGATGA